AGAGCTTGCCCACGACTTCTTCAAAAAGAATATGCGGATGGCGAAGGTGCTCGGTGTCTTTATGCCTCTTCTTCTCCTAGGTGCAGGTGCGGGGATGCTGATCGTCATCTGGCTCGGAGGACGGGAGGTCATCCTTGGACGGATAAGCCTGGGTGATTTCGTCGCCTTCGGGGGCTACATGATGATGCTACTTTGGCCCTCGATGGCGCTCGGCTGGGTGATAAGCCTCGTTGAACGGGGTTCTGCCTCGATGGGAAGGCTCTCCACCATAATGAGGGAGGAGCCAGCGATAAAGGACCCAGAATCGCCTGTAATCCTTGAGGAAATCAAGGGGGAAATAGAGTTCAAAGGGGTGTCGTTTGCTTACGAAGAGGGGGGGGGCTATGTCCTTGAGGATATAAACCTTAAGATATCCCCTGGGATGAAGGTGGCTATAGTGGGGGGGACAGGATCGGGGAAGAGTACCCTCCTCGCCCTGATACCCCGACTTTACGATGTTACTTCAGGGGCGGTGCTGATAGACGGGGTGGATGTGAGACATCTTCCCCTTCGGTTCCTCCGGAGTAACATCGGCTATGTCCCTCAGGAGGGTTTTCTCTTCTCGGATACGATAAGGGCGAATATCGCCTTCGGAAGCGAGACCGCTGGCGAAGAGGAGATCGTCCGGGCAGCTTTCCTTGCTGGTCTTACTGAGGATATCGCTACCTTCCCCAGGGGGTACGATACCGAGGTGGGGGAACGAGGGATAACCCTTTCCGGTGGTCAGAGACAGAGGACAGCGCTTTCCCGGGCGCTTTTGATAAAGCCGAGGGTCCTCCTCCTCGATGATCCCTTTTCCAGTGTTGACCTTGCTACCGAGCAGAAGATAATCTCCCGCCTTTCTCAGGAGAAGGAGTTGAATACGGTCATCATCGCCACCCACCGGGTTTCGGCGGTTATGGATGCTGACCTCATCGTGGTGCTCGAGGGGGGAAGGATAGTGGAGAAGGGGAAGCATCAGGAGCTCCTCGCTAAGAAGGGGGTTTATGCCAAACTCTATCGGAAGGAGCTGATCGCTTCTGAGCTCGAGGTGAGCTGATGCATCGTCATCAATTCTACACCGAAGAGGCTAAGGTTTACGATATAAGGCTCCTTAAGAGGCTTCTTGGCTATGTGAAGCCGTATGCGCCCTATTTGGTGGCGGCGATCTTTTTGCTTCTCCTTGTTTCGTTGTTTCAACTTGCTGCTCCTTATCTCACCAAGATCGCCATTGACCGCTACATAAAGGCGGGAGACCTCGTCGGATTGAGCCGATTGGCTGTTCTCTTCGCCTTCATTCTTGCTTTTGGGTTCCTCTTCCAATTTTTGGAGATCTATCTCGTTTCCTATTTGGGTCAGCGGATAATCTTTGATCTAAGGGCGAAACTTTTTTCCCATCTCATTCGATTCCCTTTGTCGTTTTTCGATGGGAATCCGGTGGGTAGATTGATGACCCGGGTGATGGGGGATGTGCGGGAGCTCAACGAGTTCTTCACCTCAGGCTTGGTTACCATATTGGGAGACCTCTTCACCCTCATCGGCATCACCGTTATCCTCCTCCTTATGAACCTCAAGCTGGCGCTCATCACCTTTACCGTTATTCCCCTTCTCTTCGTCGCTGCTTTTACCTTCAGGAGTAAGGTAAGACGATCGTTCCGCACCTTGCGGAGGTTAGCGGCGAAGATAAACGGTTTCCTTGAGGAGACGATAGGGGGGATGAGCATCATTCAGCTTTTCACCAGAGAGAAAGAAAGGTTCGCCCGTTTTCAGGAGCTTGCCCGCGAATATCGGACCAACTTCCTGAAGACGATCTTCTACTTTGCCGTCTTCTTTCCCGCGGTCGAGATCATAAGTGCCACCGCAGTGGGCCTCATCATTTGGTATGGCGGAGGAGAGGTTATTAGGAACGCGCTCACCCTCGGCTCCCTGGTCGCCTTTGTTCAGTATGCTCAGCGTTTCTTCTTCCCCATCCGCGATTTGAGCCAAAAGTATAGCATTGTCCAGCAGGCGATGGCGGCGGCAGAGAGGGTGTTCCGTCTTCTCGATACGGAACCTAATATTCGGGATGTATCAGCGCCCCATCCTCCATTTCCCGTCTCAGGGAGGGTCGATTTTGAGAATGTCTGGTTTGCCTATAAGCCGGAAGAGTGGGTCCTTGAGGATGTGTCCTTTACCGTTCAGGTGGGAGAAAAAGTGGCGCTTGTCGGTGCCACCGGGGCAGGGAAGACCTCGATAATAAGCCTTCTCGTCCGGTTTTACGAGGTGAACCGGGGAAGGATCCTCCTCGATGGTGTGGATATAAGAGAGCTTCCCCAGTCCTTCCTTCGTCAGGAGGTGGGGGTGGTGACCCAGGATGTGTTCCTCTTTACGGGAACAGTGGAGGAGAATATAAGGCTTGGCTCTCCTTCTTCGCGAGAGGAGATAGTCCGTGTCGCTCAATATTTGGGGGTGGATGAGTTCATCAGGAGGCTCCCTAAGGGATATGATACAGAGGTGGGGGAACGAGGGCTGAAGCTTTCCGCTGGCGAGCGTCAACTCATCGCCTTTGCCCGAATGATGCTTAGAAACCCCAAGGTGATTCTCCTCGATGAGGCTACCGCTAATGTGGACCCGGATACCGAGACCCTTATTCAGCGGGGCATAGAGAGGTTAGCGAAGGAAAGAACGCTCATCATCATCGCCCACCGACTCTCCACTATTCGCTTCGTGGATAGGATAATCGTGATCCACAAGGGGAGGGTCCGTGAGGTGGGGTCTCATAAGGAACTCCTCAGGAAGAAGGGGATATACTACAAACTCTATCAACTCCAATATTCTAATGGTGAAAGATTTTCCCTTCCCAAGGAAGGGTTGGGGAGAAGAGGAGGAGTGGAGTGAGAGCGTTGGTGTTCGACGGCGAGAAGCTCGAGATCGCCGAGGTCCCTTTCCCGGAAAGGGGTAAGGGGGATGCCTTGGTCCGGGTTATCGCTGCTGGTATTTGCACCACCGATATCGAGATAACAAAGGGATATTTTGGTTTTACCGGGATAATAGGTCATGAGTTTGTCGGCAGGGTGGAGGATGCTGAGGAGGGACATCTCATCGGGAAGAGGGTGGTAGGTGAGATAAATATCGGCTGTGGTAAATGTGACTGTTGCCTTTCCGGTGATCCCAGACACTGTCCAGGGAGGAAGGTCCTTGGGATAAAGGATCATCCCGGAGCGATGGCGGATTACCTCACCCTCCCGGCAAGAAACCTTCATCTTGTACCGGACGAGGTCTCGGATGAGGAGGCGGTCTTCGCCGAGCCCTTGGCTGCTGCCTTGGAGATAATGGAGGAGGTTGACCTTCGCCCGAGCTCCCGGGTGGCTCTTCTCGGCGATGGGAAGCTGGGGCAGTTGATCGCCCAGGTGGTTGCCCTTTCCGGTGCCGAGCTTACCGTATTTGGCAGAAATGAACGAAAGCTCGCCCTCCTTCGCGATCTCGGGATCACCGTTACCTCGGACACCCCGAGCGGAGAGTACGATATCGTCATCGAAGCGACCGGTTCTCCCAAAGGGCTCCCCTTAGCTTGTTCCTTAGCCAAACCGCGGGGGAAAGTGGTGGTGAAGAGCACCTTCTCCTCTGATAAGGCGATGCTCGATGTAACCGATTTGGTAGTACGGGAGCTAACGGTGATCGGTTCTCGATGTGGTCCCTTCCCCCCGGCACTTCGCTTCCTTAAAAGGGGATTGGTCGATGTCCGCCGGTTGATAACCGCGGTATTGCCCTTTGAGCGGGCGATCGAAGGTTTCTCTCTGGCAAAGGAGCGTGATAGCCTTAAGGTGATACTGAGGATGGATGAGGGAAGCTGATGGGCTATCATATCTTCGTTGACTTCGATGGCACGATAACCAAAACCGATACTCTGCAATATATACTCGATACCTTTGGGGATAAAGATTGGCGGAAGATAGAGGAGGCGGTTTCCCGGGGCGAGATCGATGAGATCGATGGCTTAAGGCTTGAGTTCGCCACCGTTAGAGCAAGTAAGGAGGAGGTGCTTGTTGCGCTCGATCAGGCGATCACCATCGACGAAGGTTTCCCTTCCTTTTGGGAATGGTGTCGAGAAAGAGAAATACCCCTAACCATCCTCTCAGGCGGTTTTCGATTTATAATCAACCATATCCTAAGTAAATTTGGTCTTTCCGAAATCGAGTTCTTCGCTAATGAGGTGACTGTTCTCGATGGAAGATGGGAGGTGATACCTTATGGCGGTTGGCGTGATTGCTTCTCCTGCAATCACTGCAAATCGAGCCACCTCTGGGAAGAGAAGGAAAAAGGGATAAGCACCGTCTATATTGGAGATGGGAACACCGATCGCTGTGCTGCCCGCTATGCCAATATTATCTTTGCCAAGGGAAAGCTTGCCCACTATGCTGAGGAGTACAAAATTCCCTTCTCCCTCTATGAGAATTTTATTGAGGTGAGGGATAAACTTTCCCGGATTATTGGGGCTGGTTAATCCAGTCTCTCCTTATTCACCTTTCTTTTGAGTGCCCTGATGAAGAACAGGGCGTTGTTTTTCGATTCCTCGTAACAGGTGGCATCGTAGTCGGAATCGAGCGGTTGAAGCGCATCTCCATGCGGGGTTTTGACCAATTTTCTGACCTTGAATCCACGACTGGTCACCAGCAGTACCAGGTCTTTGTTTCCTATGGGATGATTCGGCTCGATCAAAAGAAGGTCTCCCGGTTGGATGATCTTTTCCGCCTCGGTCTCCCCCTCCATCAGGGCGTAGAAGGCGTTTGGATCATTTGATTCCCCGAGCTCATATTGTTCTGCTACCTCCCGGGGAAAAGAAAGGTTGGAAAAATCCTTCCATTTGGCGCACATCGCTGGGGTGATAACCGGGATCATAAACTTGCTTTCGTCCGTTATCTGTTCCTCATCCTCGGGGGGTTTTATATAGACGAACTCGATGTCTTTGAAGAGGTCAGGGTCTTTATCAAGACAGGCTAATTTAGCCAATCTCTTCCGCTCCAGCTTGAGGAGATTAGCGAGCTTCTTAATACGGTTAAAGGGTAGAGGTGCTACCCCCCGCTCTATATTCGATATTGCCTGCTTATCCTTATAGTTTAATATCTTCGCTACCTGGTCCTGATTGAGACCCAAGTCCTTCCTCCGGCGCTGGAGGAATTTCCCTACCTTCTTTCTGGTCTTAATTAACTGGGCGTTCTTCCTTCTTCTCGTTCTCATTTCATCTTCTCCTTCTCAAGTTAGATATTGTCAAGAATGCTTAATTTCAATTAAATAAATCAATTTGTCATCCCTTCCGGGAAGATTGCCCTTTTTCAGTAAAGGAAACCATTTCAA
This sequence is a window from Acidobacteriota bacterium. Protein-coding genes within it:
- a CDS encoding helix-turn-helix domain-containing protein, which codes for MRTRRRKNAQLIKTRKKVGKFLQRRRKDLGLNQDQVAKILNYKDKQAISNIERGVAPLPFNRIKKLANLLKLERKRLAKLACLDKDPDLFKDIEFVYIKPPEDEEQITDESKFMIPVITPAMCAKWKDFSNLSFPREVAEQYELGESNDPNAFYALMEGETEAEKIIQPGDLLLIEPNHPIGNKDLVLLVTSRGFKVRKLVKTPHGDALQPLDSDYDATCYEESKNNALFFIRALKRKVNKERLD
- a CDS encoding ABC transporter ATP-binding protein; translation: MHRHQFYTEEAKVYDIRLLKRLLGYVKPYAPYLVAAIFLLLLVSLFQLAAPYLTKIAIDRYIKAGDLVGLSRLAVLFAFILAFGFLFQFLEIYLVSYLGQRIIFDLRAKLFSHLIRFPLSFFDGNPVGRLMTRVMGDVRELNEFFTSGLVTILGDLFTLIGITVILLLMNLKLALITFTVIPLLFVAAFTFRSKVRRSFRTLRRLAAKINGFLEETIGGMSIIQLFTREKERFARFQELAREYRTNFLKTIFYFAVFFPAVEIISATAVGLIIWYGGGEVIRNALTLGSLVAFVQYAQRFFFPIRDLSQKYSIVQQAMAAAERVFRLLDTEPNIRDVSAPHPPFPVSGRVDFENVWFAYKPEEWVLEDVSFTVQVGEKVALVGATGAGKTSIISLLVRFYEVNRGRILLDGVDIRELPQSFLRQEVGVVTQDVFLFTGTVEENIRLGSPSSREEIVRVAQYLGVDEFIRRLPKGYDTEVGERGLKLSAGERQLIAFARMMLRNPKVILLDEATANVDPDTETLIQRGIERLAKERTLIIIAHRLSTIRFVDRIIVIHKGRVREVGSHKELLRKKGIYYKLYQLQYSNGERFSLPKEGLGRRGGVE
- a CDS encoding alcohol dehydrogenase catalytic domain-containing protein, producing the protein MRALVFDGEKLEIAEVPFPERGKGDALVRVIAAGICTTDIEITKGYFGFTGIIGHEFVGRVEDAEEGHLIGKRVVGEINIGCGKCDCCLSGDPRHCPGRKVLGIKDHPGAMADYLTLPARNLHLVPDEVSDEEAVFAEPLAAALEIMEEVDLRPSSRVALLGDGKLGQLIAQVVALSGAELTVFGRNERKLALLRDLGITVTSDTPSGEYDIVIEATGSPKGLPLACSLAKPRGKVVVKSTFSSDKAMLDVTDLVVRELTVIGSRCGPFPPALRFLKRGLVDVRRLITAVLPFERAIEGFSLAKERDSLKVILRMDEGS
- a CDS encoding MtnX-like HAD-IB family phosphatase, with product MGYHIFVDFDGTITKTDTLQYILDTFGDKDWRKIEEAVSRGEIDEIDGLRLEFATVRASKEEVLVALDQAITIDEGFPSFWEWCREREIPLTILSGGFRFIINHILSKFGLSEIEFFANEVTVLDGRWEVIPYGGWRDCFSCNHCKSSHLWEEKEKGISTVYIGDGNTDRCAARYANIIFAKGKLAHYAEEYKIPFSLYENFIEVRDKLSRIIGAG
- a CDS encoding ABC transporter ATP-binding protein — its product is MKGLKPLIPYLKRYKSRILLGMFFVAMGIGFRASVPLVLKYAVDSLSSGLNGRLLSLYGMAIVGITVVQGVFSFLARRTLIGTSRYIEYDLKCDYFAHLLRQPPSFFHRYKTGDLVTRAGNDIEAVRMVVGAGIMNFTNTTVVVVAALTMMLAIEKRLALYALFPIPVIAFAIYRLIRLIYKSYEEVQRGYASLGAKVQESFAGIRLVKSLLLEEHEAKGFRELAHDFFKKNMRMAKVLGVFMPLLLLGAGAGMLIVIWLGGREVILGRISLGDFVAFGGYMMMLLWPSMALGWVISLVERGSASMGRLSTIMREEPAIKDPESPVILEEIKGEIEFKGVSFAYEEGGGYVLEDINLKISPGMKVAIVGGTGSGKSTLLALIPRLYDVTSGAVLIDGVDVRHLPLRFLRSNIGYVPQEGFLFSDTIRANIAFGSETAGEEEIVRAAFLAGLTEDIATFPRGYDTEVGERGITLSGGQRQRTALSRALLIKPRVLLLDDPFSSVDLATEQKIISRLSQEKELNTVIIATHRVSAVMDADLIVVLEGGRIVEKGKHQELLAKKGVYAKLYRKELIASELEVS